The Streptomyces sp. Je 1-332 genome has a window encoding:
- a CDS encoding DUF3253 domain-containing protein produces MTGTERQKTERRLERAILELLDHRAADATICPSDAARAVYEGDDDGWRALMEPARRAARNLVTAGEVDITQGGRRVDPDKARGPIRIRRHTS; encoded by the coding sequence GTGACGGGCACAGAACGGCAGAAGACCGAACGCCGCTTGGAACGAGCCATCCTGGAGCTCCTCGACCACCGCGCCGCCGACGCCACGATCTGCCCGTCAGATGCCGCGCGTGCGGTGTACGAAGGGGACGACGACGGCTGGCGCGCGCTCATGGAGCCGGCCCGCCGCGCGGCCCGGAACCTGGTCACGGCGGGGGAGGTGGACATCACCCAGGGCGGCCGCCGCGTCGACCCTGACAAGGCCCGCGGCCCGATCCGCATCCGCCGCCACACCTCCTGA
- a CDS encoding nuclear transport factor 2 family protein, translating to MGDIAGTPRKGPEDDPVHTRLIALAKDWANAIVSNDATRIGSFIADEWVIVSAAGVSAKEQFLSLVESGELTHSAMTSISQPRIRVYGDTAVFTGRVTNTAHYMGQRFDADEWTTDVFVNRNGRWLCVLSHITTVALG from the coding sequence ATGGGCGATATCGCTGGTACACCGCGGAAGGGCCCCGAGGATGACCCTGTCCACACCCGGCTCATCGCCCTCGCGAAGGACTGGGCGAATGCCATCGTCTCCAACGACGCCACCCGGATTGGTAGCTTCATTGCCGATGAGTGGGTCATCGTCTCCGCGGCAGGCGTCTCCGCCAAGGAGCAGTTTCTTTCCCTTGTCGAATCCGGAGAGTTGACCCATTCGGCAATGACCAGCATCAGTCAGCCGAGGATCCGGGTCTACGGGGATACCGCCGTCTTCACAGGGAGGGTGACGAACACGGCCCACTACATGGGCCAACGCTTCGACGCCGACGAGTGGACGACCGATGTGTTCGTGAACCGGAACGGCCGCTGGCTGTGCGTGCTGAGCCACATCACGACGGTGGCTCTGGGCTGA